GTTGCCGAGGCTCTGCGAGGCGGTGGCGGGGCGATTCATTCCTCGTCGGGATTGGTTTCAAAAAAGGTTCGAATTTTGTACAATGAATACCGAAGGATTTACGTTAAAAAATTATTAGGTAAAAACAAATTTTTTATGGCAAATTTGCAAAAATTTTTCTTGTTCGTTTTAAGGCTCGCGATGGGTTGGATGTTTTTTTACGCCGGGATTACCAAGGTGCTTAATCCGCAATGGTCGGCGGAAGGGTACCTAAAGGGCGCCAAGGCCTTTACCTGGTTTTTCCAAATGCTTTTGGACCCAAGTATTCTGCCTATCGTAAACTTCGCCAACAAATGGGGTTTAACATTGCTTGGGGTCTCTTTAATCCTCGGTTTATTCGTCCGATTCAGTTCCCTTTTAGGTGTCGTCCTTATGGCATTATATTACTTGCCGCTCGGCTGGCCGCAACCTAATCCGCACGCCTACATAGTGGACGAGCATATTATTTACATCGCCGTGTTGCTTTTCTTCGCCGCCGCCAAAGCCGGACGCGCCTGGGGCGTGGACGGCAAACGCCAGCATCATTCCGGCGTAATGAGAATACTGGGATAAAAAATGATAACTTTCAGCGATTTTCAAAAAATAGAAATAAAAGTCGGCGAAATTTTGTCGGCGGGGAAAGTGGAAGGCTCGGAAAAGCTCTTAAAACTTTCCGTTGACTTCAACGAACCTACGCCAAGGCAGGTTGTTTCCGGCATCGCCAAAACTTTTACCGCGCCGGAAAAACTTATCGGCAAACAATTTTTATTCGTCACCAATCTTGAGCCGCGACAGATTATGGGACTGGAAAGCCAGGCGATGATATTAGCCACGCGCAAACTCAAAAAATCCGGCGAGGAAATTATCCTGATGAAGCCGGCCAAAAAAGTCGCCAACGGAAGCAAACTGGGGTAATTATGAAGATTCTGGCTATTGAAACGTCGTGTGACGAAACAAGTATCGCGATAATTGAAGCGAAAGACGGGCTTAATAACCCGTCTTTTAAAATTTTGTCCAACATTGTTTTGTCGCAGGTAAAACTCCACGCGCGCTGGGGAGGAGTGGTGCCGTCATTAGCTAAACGAGAACACTCAAAAAATTTGATACCAATTTTGGAAAAAACATTGAGGAAAGCGGGGTTATTAAACTCAAAAGTCAAAAGTCAAAAGTCAAAACTGCAGCTCAAAACTATAAAAGTTTTAGAAAAAACATTAGAAAGAGAACCGGAATTACTACAGCAATTTTTGGATTTTATTCCAAAAATAGAAACGCCAAAAATTGACGCTATCGCCGTAACCGTAGGGCCGGGGTTGGAGCCGGCGTTGTGGGTGGGGGTAAATTTCGCCAAAGCTCTGGCGTTGGTGTGGAATAAGCCGATGGTGGGGGTGAATCATATGGAGGGGCACATTGCCGCCGTTTTATTGCAAAACGGCGGAATTTCCAATTTCCAATTCCCAATTTCCAAACAAATTTCAAAATCAAAAAAACAAATATCAAAACAAATTCAATTCCCTGCTATCGCCTTGCTGGTATCGGGCGGGCATACGGAACTGGTACTGATTAAAAATTGGGGAGATTA
The nucleotide sequence above comes from Candidatus Paceibacter sp.. Encoded proteins:
- a CDS encoding tRNA (adenosine(37)-N6)-threonylcarbamoyltransferase complex transferase subunit TsaD; its protein translation is MKILAIETSCDETSIAIIEAKDGLNNPSFKILSNIVLSQVKLHARWGGVVPSLAKREHSKNLIPILEKTLRKAGLLNSKVKSQKSKLQLKTIKVLEKTLEREPELLQQFLDFIPKIETPKIDAIAVTVGPGLEPALWVGVNFAKALALVWNKPMVGVNHMEGHIAAVLLQNGGISNFQFPISKQISKSKKQISKQIQFPAIALLVSGGHTELVLIKNWGDYKIIGQTRDDAAGECFDKTARMLELPYPGGPQIAKQAENFKKYPLTFRMGGWTRREMEKEAFNIKLPRPMIDSKDYDFSFSGLKTAVLYMLRDMKERHINIGDFTPMICHEIQQSIIDVLIAKTIKAAKEFSAKSIIIGGGVNQMKKAAKEKLPSTTLYLPVPKLTADNAAMIAAAGYLQALNKEFMGPKKLEAKGNLGL
- a CDS encoding DoxX family protein; its protein translation is MANLQKFFLFVLRLAMGWMFFYAGITKVLNPQWSAEGYLKGAKAFTWFFQMLLDPSILPIVNFANKWGLTLLGVSLILGLFVRFSSLLGVVLMALYYLPLGWPQPNPHAYIVDEHIIYIAVLLFFAAAKAGRAWGVDGKRQHHSGVMRILG
- a CDS encoding methionine--tRNA ligase subunit beta, which produces MITFSDFQKIEIKVGEILSAGKVEGSEKLLKLSVDFNEPTPRQVVSGIAKTFTAPEKLIGKQFLFVTNLEPRQIMGLESQAMILATRKLKKSGEEIILMKPAKKVANGSKLG